The Undibacterium cyanobacteriorum genomic sequence TGCTTTTCTCTATTACTTTGTCACGCAGCGCCCACAAAGTTTTGCGCATGACGAGGAGATTAAGGACACGCCGCGCCTGTTCAGCAAACTCAGCACGTGGCTTCTACATCACTTCTACCGCTATCGGCGACTAGGGCCGCAAACAAATAGTTCAGATGAATCCAACACTGATCGCGGACTCGTGCAGCCAATCGCTGTGTTCTGCCTGATGATCGCCATCTATTTCTTCGCTTGTGTTCCTCAAGCTTCACAGGTGGGCTTTAACCGACTACTTTACCTTGCGGCGATGAGTCTCATCTTGAGTAGCCATTTGGTAATACGCGATTGGCATTGGCGCTATTTACTCATGCCACGCGGGCTGGTGAATCAGGGATTTGCCTGGCAACTGTGGCGCTCAAATCTGACTATCTTTCTTGGTTTGGGCGTCATCTTCTTTTTGGGTAAAGCTATTTTTGAGCGACTTGCGGATTCAAGTCACGTCGCCACCACGCTCCTTGCCAGCTTTGCAGATGCACTAACATTCATGTTGGAAATCGCTGCAGTCTTCGCCGGAGCGTGCGTCATGGCCGCGGCAGAGAACCTCAATCGCAGCCGCTTCAAAATCTATTTGTTGATGCTATTCCTTGCTTGCAGCGTCTATGGCATCGCCTACACTTCTGGGAGGGTAAACCAACTGCAGAACCTCTTTGGATCCGATTGGCGCTATCAATTCAGTCTTGTATTTGCGAGTGCATTATTATTCGGACTCGCCCGACATCGATGGAGCCCACAACGCATTCGTGCCAACTACTCAGGCACATAGATCCTTAAGCCTCGGCGTGTTCAGCCTCACAAACCGCTGACACCTTTTACCATGTAACGGTAGGTGTGCTTATTCAAATGCAGACTGACTACACCTTTCGCCCAGCACGCTTCTTCACCAGGTTCTAAGCTCACTTTAAGCATGAGGCGGAGATCGGCATTAGCATACACGCTTTGACGTATGTCACCAGACCGACACGAGGTCGAAGGATTTTTTTGTACTGATTTCAATTCAGTCGTCACGCCTTGTAAATTGACGTAGGCGGTGCGTAAATCGTTACTCAACAACAGCACCAAAGCACCGCTGCCATAACCACCTTCATCCTTGGCAAAGCTAGCGATTCTGAACTCGTATGGCGCATTCCATTTAGGCACTTGATTGAGATCAATGGCTTGCAATACAACTGCAATCTGTTTGTTTTGCGGTGCGCCTTGAGGTTGCCCAAGCTGTGTCGGTGTTTGCGCGACTGGATTAACCGCCTGCGCCCAACTTGTCGACACTACGCACACACCTACCATCAAGCTCCCAATACCAAGCATCTTCAGCGCTGATATACGTGAGATCGTGGAGGAAAATAGGCTGCGGTGATGTGGACGGTTTCGCTTGAATTGCATCATGGTTTCTTTCTCCTTCACTTTTCTCACACAGGCAACAAGTTGCATCAAATCACATTGTTTTGCGTCGTATAAAGCTGTAGCTCTTTTCACGAGGTTCTAGGCTGTCAATTTTAAGAATTGATCCAAAATATGAAAATGATCATCGAAAAACTGATCTTCCATCGCATTCAATTCAGCTATCGGCATCCACTTCGCGGCGGCTGCATCGTCATCTGCTTCGATCTCTGGAAAGTGATCTAAGTTCAAATCGAAAAAGAAGGCATGTGTGATCGTTCGGCCGCGTTGACTGCGATCTGGATGATCGAACACTTTGACATCCACCAGAGAAGCTTCCAGCGTCGAATCAAGCAAGGCCAACTTGGTTTCTTCACGAAGCTCGCGAATCGCGGCGCGTTGCAAGCGTTCATGCGGATCAAGAAAGCCGCCAGGTAAAGCCCATAAACCTTTGCCCGGAAATCCTCCCCGTTGAATCAATAAAACGTGTTGGTTGGTCTTGACCACAGAATCCACGGTACAGAAGATGGGCGCATAGGGAGCGGTAGACCAAGCGGCTTTGTAGGCTTGCAAGCCTTTGTATTCTGTCACCAAAGCTGCATAGGCAGGTAACTGACACCAGGCTTTGAGATACTGACGTGTTTCAAGGCTGAGCATAGATTCCAACACCGACAACGAGATATCAATATTCTCTGCTTCGAACATTACGCGCCGCACTGCAGTCGCGTCGAAGTTGCTGTGATTTTCCGTCTCCAACAAATGCCAATGCGGAAAGCGACGCAAATAGTAACTCGATGCATCTTTGAAGTGCCCCACCAGACAAATATCCTTGGCTTGAGGCACATGGCGCATGACTTCATTTTGTACCGCTTGCGCCCAGCGTTGATCGTCATAATAATCACGCACGGGAATAAATTGGATACGCTCGATTTCGTCTGCAGAGAGATTGGCTTTGATCATGGCCGCACGTTCTTGCCAAGTAAAAGGATTACGCACAGTACGCGCATGGAATGACGATCCTAAAATCACCAACACTTGTGGCGCTTTCTGTAGTGCGATGCGCAGCAATTCTGCGTGTCCTAGATGGAAACCTTGAAAGCGCCCAATCACCACCGCTACATCTTGCGAATGAGGAATGGGAGTGACGTTCACTTCGTTGGGAATTACGGTTGTCGCTACATTCATATCACTTCCTTATTAGGCTTCAAACACGCTTCAAAAGTATAACGAGCGGCGATGGGCATTTGGCGTCCGGAACCAAAGGCGCGCGCCCGTACTCGGATAATCGGCGGCGCTTGACGGCGCTTATACTCGTTGCGCGCCACCATACCATGGATACGTTTCAGCAAGGCCGCGCCGTCCACAGTATTCTTCAAATTCTCCACAAAAGCTTGGGCTTGCTGCGCTTCTTCCGGCGGTAGTCGATGTCCCTCGATATGCCATTTCAAAATTTCATCAAGAACTTCATACGGTGGCAAGCTATCCGTATCCAATTGGCCAGGGGCGAGTTCCGCTGAAGGCGGTTTGGTCAACACATCGTGCGGGATAATTTCTCGTCCTGCACTTTGATTGATATGACGTGACAATGCATACACTTCAGTTTTGTATAGATCACCAATGAGACCTAAACCGCCATTCGTATCTCCATACAAGGTGCAGTAGCCCACCGATATTTCGCTCTTATTCCCCGTGGTTAACAGCAATGCGCCGAAATGATTCGAGTATTCCATGAGTATGGTTCCGCGCACACGCGCTTGCAAATTTTCGAGCGTCAGACCGCGTAGGGGCGCATCAAATGCCTGCGTAAAACCTTTTCCATACTGCTCCACTAAGTCTCGAATCGGATGCTCGAGCAAAGGAATCCCAAGCGCCTGACAAAGCTTCACAGAATCCGATACCGAACCCTCACTGGAAAATGCCGAAGGCATGGTAATCGCGATGACATTGTCCGCACCCAGCGCTTCGACCGCCAATGCCAGTGTCAGCGCCGAATCAATACCGCCCGACGAACCGACCACGGCTTTGCTAAAACCACAGCGACGTGCATAGTCACGCAAGCCAAGCACAATCTGTTGGCGCGCCAATTCTTCTTTCTGCGTTACGGCGGCCCTCGGTGCTGTTCCAATTTGATCGCCTATTTTCGAGCCTATATCTTGCGCCTCAAAAAAGTTGTCACCATCAAAATTCAACACCGCAAAATCTTCGGCAAAGCCCGCTGCTTCATACACTAGGCCCCGTTGAGGATGCATGATGAAAGAGTGCCCATCAAAGACTAATTGATCTTGACCACCAATTTGATTGACATAGACGATAGGCATTTGATGCGCGGTCGAGGCCTGTCCAAATAGACGGTGGCGCTGTTGGCGCTTACCAAAATCCGAGGGGCTTGCATTGATGCTCACAACGAGGTCCACTTGCGCTTGTTCCAACGCCGCATAGGGATTCACTTTGTAATCGAGACCAGCATCATTCCAACCGTCCTCACACACCATAAATCCAACGCGATGCGAGCCGATTGTCAGCGTACACGCAGTTTCAACACCAGGTTCAAAATGACGTCCCTCGTCGAAGATGCCATAGGTGGGCAGTAATTGTTTATGGTACTCGGTAAGAATCTCACCATCACGTATCACCAACAAAGCGTTATGGAGTCGCTTGCCAGGACCTTGATGCAAGCGCACTGTGCCAATCACACTGAACAAATTGGGGAACTGTGTAGACGCTTTCAATATGGCGTGCAATGCAGTTTCGCAAGCTTGTAAGAAGTCCCCATCTTCAAGCAAATCGCCGGGGTAATAGCCGCATACCGATAGCTCAGAGAAGATGACCATGTCAGCTCCTACTTCGGCTGCATGCTTCATCTTTGCCTGCATCAATTGTCGATTGCCTTCGAAATCACCCACGGTGTAATTGCATTGAGCGAGCGCCAATTTCAAGTTTTGCTTATTCATTTGTCGGCCCTTGAATTATTCTGGATGTTGAAAGACCTGCCTTAAGTAGGCTAAGAAAGTGTGGTCTTGGCATAGAGTCTTGCCGCGCGCATCCGACAATTTTGCTACTGGTTGTCCATTGCAAGACACGATCTTCATCACGATATTCAGTGGTGTGATCCCTACATCATTGCTGAGATGGGTACCAATGCCGAAGCCGGTCATGACACGATCGGCGAAGTGGCGATACAGTTGCAGAGCGGTTGCGATATCGAGCCCATCTGAAAAGACCAAGCGCTTGGTATTGGAATCGATACGGAGTTTTGCGTAGTGCTCTAAAGCTTTTTCGCCCCATACGATGGGGTCACCGGAGTCATGCCGTAGACCATCAAATAGCTTGGCGAAGTAGAGATCAAAATCAGCCAAGAAAGCGTCCATGCCGACCACATCGGTCAGAGCGATGCCGAGGTCACCGCGATATTCTTGCACCCAATCCTCTAATGCGGCTTTTTGAAAATCACGCAGACGAACCCCAAAAGATTGATATGACTGCAGATACTCATGCGCCATTGTACCGATCGGAATCAGCCCATATTTCTTGGCCAAGTAGACATTCGAGGTGCCTTTAAAATAGCTTGGTAATTCCCGCAACAGTGTCGCCACCACTTCATCCTGCCATTCACCCGAGAAACGACGCCTCAAGCCGAAATCGAAAAATTCAAACGGATGCTTACGTGTCTGCTGTTGCACATCACGCTGGAGTACACCGATCTTTTCTTTCAAACGGCGTCGTCCTTCGATGATGACCTCGGCCGTCGCCAAGCGGCGAAAGTACAACTCATTGACAATATAGAGTACAAAAATTTCAAAACCCATTACATGTACTTGCGGACCGGTTGCCACCACGGTCAGTTTTTCCCCATCGATACCTACTTCAATAAACTTTCTTTGGAAGCGGAAGATCGTCAAGAAGTCGACGAAATCACTTTTCAGATAACGCAGTTGACGTAGATAAGCTAGCTCATCGTCGGCGAAACGCATCTTGCACAGATGATCAAGTTCGCGCTCCAGATCGTCTTTCAGTTCCGCCAATGGATACGCGGGTGTGTTTCGACAAACAAAAGCGTATTCACACTGGGTATTCGGATGACTATGCAGCAATGCTTGCCACATGGTGAATTTATATAAATCGTTTTCTAGTAAGCTGCGCACTACGGGTTTCATGATGTCCTCGTTTCTGCGTGAAATTCTTGGATCACTTCGATCAATCCCACGATATTGGAATTCATTTCTTCTTGCTCTTCTGCTGGAATCCACCATTCTGTATGCATCTCACCACCAACGCATTGCACTGGATAGCGATCCATGAACGATTTTCTCACGTGAAAGCGTGTCACAAACCCTGATCCGCTGGCAGAGACATTCCAATCGCGTGCGATTTGCACCGCATACTCTTCATTTGTTACGGGGTAAAAGATCGGTTGTTCCGGCAAACGCGGTGGCCATTTTGTATAGCCGCTTTGCGCTACCAGTTCGAGTTCCTTTGGTCCAGTTGGCCGGTACAAAGTCACCAAAGCTTCTTGTGTTTTCGTATTCATGACTTACTCTATTGTGCTGATGTTTTCTGAACGGACTTTTGTGCCGCTTAAAGTGAACTCATCATCTCTGTAGCTGTACTAATGCGTAGACCTTTGCTGCGCATCTCTTCAATAAAACTCTGTGCCTGCACCTCGAACCCGGGTACTGGACTCATGCAATCAGTTAGCAAGACCAACTGTGAGAGCTTTGCTGGATCCCAATGTGCGACGATGTGCTCGGTACTTGCTTTGACACAGTGGCTACTCGCTTCACCGCAGATCAACACCGTGTCGTATGCTTGCAAAGCTTCCAGCAATTCGCGGTTCAATTGAGTGTGGGTATCAGTTTGATCCGGCACTTCGGCCATCATCGCGGAGTAGTGTTCAGTCCAAGGATTCGATCCTTTGTAGACCTTCGCAACCACTTTTTGTTGCGCTTGCTCCCAACGATTGTAGGCGTTACGCACCTCGGTATGAACATTGTGTCCCCAGCTGCCAATTTCACAGTGCACTGGCCAAATCATCAAGCGATAGCGTCCTGCAGCTTCGAGTTGCGCTAAATATTCCTCAGCGCGCGCTTGCGCCTGTGGGCTCCGCGTTTGATACACGCCCTCGCGAACCTGCTGCAAAGTGATCTCTGTAAATGGCGTCACCGCATCACCATTGTGTGTGCACCAAAATGAGGGATGCGCGATATCGAGTACGTGATGTGAATCGAGGGTCACGGTAATCGCATCAAGTTGGCTTCCCAGAGTGTCAATCAAACGACCAATACGCAGCATATCTTCATGCGCGCCAGTCACTGGCAAAGACGGTGCAAACACCTCACCATTCCCAATTTGAGGCAGATAGCTTTGAGGTAAATCGCAGAAATCATTTTGTGGATCAATAATCAGTAAATGCTGGCGGTTTTGCATGATGAATCTCTTTCCTTTCTCTAGCCAAACAGCTGAGCCGGACTGTTTGTGCTATTTGTGTTCATTGAGCTGCTTTGTTCTTTTTTCTTCTGTTCGCTGTGCGCCGAAGCTTTGATCGATGACTCATACTCTCTTTCATTTGGAGCTTGCAATAATTATGAATGAGAGCGTATGAGTGCATTCTAGGATACTTAGTTGAAAAATGCAACTAAGTATCCTTTTGATTTTTTCAAGATGAATTAATCGGGAAATTGGCACGAACGTACATCAACTTCTGCGCCTTTAAAACTCATGATGAATTCACTCTTAGAATCGCACAAGAATCAATCACTGCTCAGGCTACGTGCGTAGTACACCAAACCTAATCCTTGCTTGAGTCGATAGAGTTGTGCCGGACGATTACTACCATATCGAAACTGACCGTTCAGCTCCTCCAGAAAATCACCTTCTTTGATTCTCTTGCGGAACGCGCTTTTATCGAGTGGACGTCCGAGTATCAATTGGTACATCTGTTGTAGTTCGCTCAATGTAAATTCAGCGGGCAACAAATGCGCTGCTAAGGAGCTGTATTCAACCTTGTTATACAGCCGCTGCAGGGCTACCTCCAGTATCTCAGTATGATCGAAGGCTAAATGCGGTAAAGGCTGATCCTGCGCAATGGGAAACCACTGTACCGCATCAACCGCACTGCCTTGACTCAACTCGACCAGATCAGATGGAATCAAGGCGAAATAGACGAAGGTCGACGACCAACCACGTGGATCTCTAGTCTTACTGCCGAAACCCTGCAATTGCTCCAGATAAGGCGCCTTCACCCCGGTTTTCTCTTTTAACTTCCGTAGTGCGGTTGCTTCAAGGTTCTTATCTTTATGTACGTCAATAAAGCCGCCAGGCAAACTCCATTGCCCCATAAAGGGATGGTCTGCGCGCTTCACCAAGAGAACATGCAAGCGCTCTTCTCGCACCGTAAAGATAACGAGATCAACACTCGTGAGAGGCACCTCATAGTCGTGAATGTTGTAGTTTTTCAGGAATTCTTTTTCAGATTGCTGCTTACTTGCCATTGCCGATAACTCCTATCAAAGAGAGCTGCCATTGTATGCCTTTCTTGGCTATTGGTGCGATTTTGCAACTAAGTTAGGAAAAATAAACAACTAACTTAGTTGAGTTTTGCAAATAAGTATTTTATAGTGCGCTCGACGTCGACAAAATAATAAACAGCAATCAATAAACTAAGAACAAAGACCTCATCATGAAAAAAGAAACTCTCAGCAAACTAATGAGTCTCGCCCTGAGACACAAACCCCAAGAAATTGGCATTCAACTCGATCACCAAGGCTGGACCAGCCTAAGCGATTTGCACAGTGCGATTCAAACTAAACACCCTGAAGTCACAGTGGCAGATATCATGAATGTGGTCGCCACATGC encodes the following:
- the pncB gene encoding nicotinate phosphoribosyltransferase, producing MKPVVRSLLENDLYKFTMWQALLHSHPNTQCEYAFVCRNTPAYPLAELKDDLERELDHLCKMRFADDELAYLRQLRYLKSDFVDFLTIFRFQRKFIEVGIDGEKLTVVATGPQVHVMGFEIFVLYIVNELYFRRLATAEVIIEGRRRLKEKIGVLQRDVQQQTRKHPFEFFDFGLRRRFSGEWQDEVVATLLRELPSYFKGTSNVYLAKKYGLIPIGTMAHEYLQSYQSFGVRLRDFQKAALEDWVQEYRGDLGIALTDVVGMDAFLADFDLYFAKLFDGLRHDSGDPIVWGEKALEHYAKLRIDSNTKRLVFSDGLDIATALQLYRHFADRVMTGFGIGTHLSNDVGITPLNIVMKIVSCNGQPVAKLSDARGKTLCQDHTFLAYLRQVFQHPE
- a CDS encoding NAD+ synthase, giving the protein MNKQNLKLALAQCNYTVGDFEGNRQLMQAKMKHAAEVGADMVIFSELSVCGYYPGDLLEDGDFLQACETALHAILKASTQFPNLFSVIGTVRLHQGPGKRLHNALLVIRDGEILTEYHKQLLPTYGIFDEGRHFEPGVETACTLTIGSHRVGFMVCEDGWNDAGLDYKVNPYAALEQAQVDLVVSINASPSDFGKRQQRHRLFGQASTAHQMPIVYVNQIGGQDQLVFDGHSFIMHPQRGLVYEAAGFAEDFAVLNFDGDNFFEAQDIGSKIGDQIGTAPRAAVTQKEELARQQIVLGLRDYARRCGFSKAVVGSSGGIDSALTLALAVEALGADNVIAITMPSAFSSEGSVSDSVKLCQALGIPLLEHPIRDLVEQYGKGFTQAFDAPLRGLTLENLQARVRGTILMEYSNHFGALLLTTGNKSEISVGYCTLYGDTNGGLGLIGDLYKTEVYALSRHINQSAGREIIPHDVLTKPPSAELAPGQLDTDSLPPYEVLDEILKWHIEGHRLPPEEAQQAQAFVENLKNTVDGAALLKRIHGMVARNEYKRRQAPPIIRVRARAFGSGRQMPIAARYTFEACLKPNKEVI
- a CDS encoding cysteine hydrolase, with translation MQNRQHLLIIDPQNDFCDLPQSYLPQIGNGEVFAPSLPVTGAHEDMLRIGRLIDTLGSQLDAITVTLDSHHVLDIAHPSFWCTHNGDAVTPFTEITLQQVREGVYQTRSPQAQARAEEYLAQLEAAGRYRLMIWPVHCEIGSWGHNVHTEVRNAYNRWEQAQQKVVAKVYKGSNPWTEHYSAMMAEVPDQTDTHTQLNRELLEALQAYDTVLICGEASSHCVKASTEHIVAHWDPAKLSQLVLLTDCMSPVPGFEVQAQSFIEEMRSKGLRISTATEMMSSL
- a CDS encoding bifunctional nicotinamide-nucleotide adenylyltransferase/Nudix hydroxylase — protein: MNVATTVIPNEVNVTPIPHSQDVAVVIGRFQGFHLGHAELLRIALQKAPQVLVILGSSFHARTVRNPFTWQERAAMIKANLSADEIERIQFIPVRDYYDDQRWAQAVQNEVMRHVPQAKDICLVGHFKDASSYYLRRFPHWHLLETENHSNFDATAVRRVMFEAENIDISLSVLESMLSLETRQYLKAWCQLPAYAALVTEYKGLQAYKAAWSTAPYAPIFCTVDSVVKTNQHVLLIQRGGFPGKGLWALPGGFLDPHERLQRAAIRELREETKLALLDSTLEASLVDVKVFDHPDRSQRGRTITHAFFFDLNLDHFPEIEADDDAAAAKWMPIAELNAMEDQFFDDHFHILDQFLKLTA
- a CDS encoding NUDIX hydrolase, with product MASKQQSEKEFLKNYNIHDYEVPLTSVDLVIFTVREERLHVLLVKRADHPFMGQWSLPGGFIDVHKDKNLEATALRKLKEKTGVKAPYLEQLQGFGSKTRDPRGWSSTFVYFALIPSDLVELSQGSAVDAVQWFPIAQDQPLPHLAFDHTEILEVALQRLYNKVEYSSLAAHLLPAEFTLSELQQMYQLILGRPLDKSAFRKRIKEGDFLEELNGQFRYGSNRPAQLYRLKQGLGLVYYARSLSSD